Proteins encoded in a region of the Stieleria neptunia genome:
- a CDS encoding arylsulfatase, with amino-acid sequence MKTSGIALFAFALLSTLSWGLGHVAQAARPNVILIMSDDQGYGDLGCTGNPIIKTPNIDTLAAESSGLRDYHVAPTCSPTRCSLLTGHWTNRTGVWHTIMGRSMLRENEVTVGQMFADAGYETGMFGKWHLGDNYPYRPEDRGFTEVFRHGGGGVGQTPDIWDNAYFDGSYFHNGEIVPAKGFCTDVFFSRASDFISTCAKQKQPFFAYISTNAPHGPLHCPQEYLDLYPDQSDNIAAFYGMITNIDDNVGKTRKLIEELGIAENTIFIFTTDNGTASGAKIYNAGMRAGKGSPYDGGHRVPFFLHWPAGGLTKQHHVDQLTHAVDIVPTLLEMTGVPKPESVTFDGVSIASLLDPTQDVDWPERFVISDSQRVRDPIKWRGSSVMSQQYRLINGKELYDIAADPGQKNNIAKKRPNVVAKMRAFYEQWWAELEPTFSQTTEIYLGHPEHPVVSLTAHDWIQEVYPPWHQGSIRAAIELKASGKLVHKGHWAVKVIRDGKYQVSLRRWPAESGAAINAPLPAGDDVPGAATAFRVTPGTPIGATHGVLRLDGKDLDRKPVEPDAEEVRFVTELKQGSHQLAPYFEIKEGELGAYYVVVTRLD; translated from the coding sequence ATGAAGACATCTGGCATTGCTTTATTCGCTTTCGCGCTACTTTCGACGTTGTCGTGGGGGCTGGGGCATGTGGCCCAGGCCGCTCGTCCCAACGTGATCTTGATCATGTCCGACGACCAGGGCTACGGCGACCTCGGATGCACGGGGAACCCGATTATCAAGACGCCAAATATCGACACGTTGGCAGCGGAAAGTTCCGGCTTGCGCGATTACCACGTCGCTCCGACGTGTTCTCCCACGCGTTGCTCGCTTTTGACCGGCCACTGGACGAACCGCACCGGGGTCTGGCACACGATCATGGGGCGTTCGATGCTGCGTGAGAACGAAGTCACCGTCGGTCAGATGTTCGCCGACGCCGGCTACGAAACAGGCATGTTCGGGAAGTGGCATCTCGGCGACAACTATCCCTATCGCCCGGAGGACCGCGGTTTTACAGAGGTCTTTCGACACGGCGGTGGCGGTGTCGGCCAAACGCCGGACATCTGGGACAACGCCTACTTCGACGGGTCCTACTTTCACAACGGTGAAATCGTTCCGGCCAAAGGCTTCTGTACCGACGTCTTCTTTTCTCGTGCCTCCGACTTCATCAGCACGTGTGCGAAACAAAAGCAACCGTTCTTTGCCTACATCTCGACGAACGCTCCGCACGGCCCGCTGCATTGCCCGCAAGAATACCTCGATCTGTATCCGGACCAATCCGACAACATCGCCGCTTTCTACGGCATGATCACCAACATCGATGACAACGTCGGCAAGACCCGCAAGCTGATCGAAGAACTTGGGATCGCCGAGAACACCATCTTCATTTTCACGACGGACAACGGAACGGCCAGCGGTGCAAAGATCTACAATGCCGGGATGCGTGCCGGCAAAGGGAGCCCGTATGACGGTGGCCACCGCGTGCCGTTCTTTCTGCATTGGCCTGCCGGTGGCCTGACGAAACAGCATCATGTCGACCAACTCACCCACGCCGTCGATATCGTTCCAACCTTGCTGGAGATGACCGGGGTGCCGAAGCCTGAATCGGTGACGTTTGATGGCGTCTCGATTGCCAGCTTGCTCGACCCGACCCAAGACGTCGATTGGCCCGAGCGTTTTGTGATCAGCGATTCGCAACGCGTTCGCGATCCGATCAAATGGCGTGGCTCATCGGTCATGTCGCAACAGTATCGGCTGATCAACGGCAAAGAGCTGTACGACATCGCCGCAGACCCGGGTCAGAAGAACAACATTGCAAAAAAACGTCCGAATGTCGTCGCGAAGATGCGCGCGTTTTATGAGCAATGGTGGGCCGAACTCGAACCGACCTTCTCGCAGACGACCGAGATCTACCTCGGCCATCCCGAACACCCCGTCGTCAGCTTGACCGCGCACGACTGGATCCAGGAGGTTTATCCCCCCTGGCACCAGGGCTCCATCCGCGCGGCGATCGAACTGAAGGCCTCCGGAAAACTCGTTCACAAGGGCCACTGGGCGGTCAAGGTGATCCGGGATGGCAAGTACCAAGTCTCGCTGCGTCGCTGGCCGGCCGAGTCGGGAGCCGCGATCAACGCACCGCTTCCTGCGGGCGATGATGTTCCGGGAGCGGCGACGGCTTTTCGTGTCACGCCAGGAACCCCCATCGGTGCGACCCACGGTGTCCTGCGTCTGGACGGCAAGGATCTTGACCGGAAACCCGTCGAGCCCGACGCCGAAGAGGTCCGCTTCGTCACCGAACTGAAGCAGGGCTCGCATCAGCTCGCCCCGTATTTTGAAATCAAGGAAGGTGAGTTGGGCGCCTACTACGTCGTCGTCACCCGTCTCGATTGA
- a CDS encoding right-handed parallel beta-helix repeat-containing protein → MKSGLVLLLVLVTGSVCPAAETDADADWYVSTNGSDNWSGTLAEPNAQGNDGPFATLQRARDAIRELGERPSKDLVVLVRGGTYRLTETVVFGLQDSPQGDATVTYAAYPGETPVFSSGRAIDGWKKATEDLPGLPDAAIGHVWVADISDQFFTLYDAEGMLPRARSAGFIPLRGGSRNRLHFPEGRLKNWPNVEDVEIIVRPHHAWISNVLPLASVDENKQMASTSIDATYAMNKLHFLPTVESCWVENVLEELDEPGEWVLNTKQGKVYLWPRNQSPVVAPQLTELIRIEGEIDKQGPQDIPARNLCFRGLTFMHGERYRLTADDAGLQHDWDMHDKANALVRLRGTENCVIEQCRFAHSGSGAIRVDLHGQDNRISGNQIEYLGGAGILLCGYGPGTKDVNRNNLVFNNHIHHLGRIYLHSPGILVWQSGHNRVANNLIHDMPYCGIIVSGFMTHFFDRNGRELCRTIRHHEVRDLPRNPTLEDVRPYLHSRDNAIEYNEIRHVMETMGDGNGIYIRGAGAGNVIRRNYIHHLVTPMLMQAAIRTDGGQRDTLIAENLIYKCMAQGIILKLNNRAENNIVADVLAPPRGYYLSLREGPMEGAVIKRNIFYSVGNEATFIDELAPGKGRKTEDSRGRELARSKDAETDFNLYYSAVDPELGKQMLEKQQADGVDANSRAADPMFVDPEHGDFRFKPGSPALEMGIVPIDLSQIGLRTTEHKRK, encoded by the coding sequence ATGAAAAGTGGATTGGTTTTGTTGCTGGTCCTGGTGACCGGAAGTGTTTGCCCAGCTGCCGAGACCGATGCCGATGCCGATTGGTACGTTTCCACCAATGGATCGGACAACTGGTCGGGCACGCTGGCAGAACCCAATGCACAGGGAAACGACGGACCTTTCGCAACCTTGCAACGGGCACGTGATGCGATCCGGGAATTGGGAGAGCGTCCGTCCAAAGATCTTGTGGTCCTCGTCCGCGGCGGAACGTACCGACTGACGGAGACCGTTGTGTTCGGGTTGCAAGATTCTCCACAGGGCGATGCAACCGTCACCTATGCCGCCTATCCCGGCGAGACCCCCGTCTTCAGTTCCGGTAGAGCGATCGACGGGTGGAAGAAGGCCACCGAAGATCTGCCGGGCTTACCGGACGCGGCGATCGGTCACGTGTGGGTGGCGGACATCTCGGATCAGTTTTTTACGCTTTATGATGCCGAAGGCATGCTGCCGCGAGCCCGTTCGGCAGGTTTCATCCCGCTCCGCGGCGGCAGTCGCAACCGGCTTCATTTCCCCGAGGGCCGGTTGAAGAATTGGCCGAATGTGGAAGACGTGGAAATCATTGTCCGTCCACATCATGCCTGGATTTCCAATGTGCTGCCGTTGGCATCGGTGGACGAAAACAAACAGATGGCAAGCACGTCGATCGACGCAACCTATGCGATGAACAAGCTGCATTTCTTGCCCACCGTCGAGTCGTGCTGGGTGGAGAATGTGCTGGAGGAACTCGACGAACCGGGCGAATGGGTGCTCAATACCAAGCAGGGCAAGGTCTACCTCTGGCCGCGAAACCAGTCCCCCGTGGTGGCGCCCCAATTGACGGAGTTGATTCGCATCGAAGGTGAAATCGACAAACAAGGGCCGCAGGACATCCCGGCTCGGAATCTGTGCTTTCGCGGTCTGACGTTCATGCACGGCGAACGCTATCGGTTGACCGCGGACGATGCGGGCCTGCAGCACGATTGGGACATGCACGACAAAGCCAATGCCTTGGTTCGGCTACGCGGCACCGAGAACTGTGTGATCGAGCAATGTCGATTTGCCCACAGCGGCAGCGGCGCGATCCGCGTGGATTTGCACGGCCAAGACAACAGAATCTCGGGCAACCAGATCGAGTACCTGGGAGGGGCCGGCATCTTGCTGTGCGGATACGGCCCGGGAACCAAGGACGTGAATCGAAACAACCTCGTGTTCAACAACCACATTCATCACCTGGGGCGTATCTATCTGCATTCGCCCGGAATTCTGGTCTGGCAAAGCGGTCACAACCGTGTGGCGAACAACTTGATTCATGACATGCCCTACTGCGGAATCATCGTCTCCGGTTTCATGACGCACTTCTTTGACCGAAACGGCCGCGAGCTTTGCCGGACGATCAGGCACCACGAGGTCAGAGACTTGCCGCGCAATCCGACGCTGGAAGATGTTCGACCCTATCTTCACTCTCGTGACAACGCGATCGAATACAACGAGATCCGTCATGTGATGGAAACCATGGGTGACGGCAACGGAATCTACATTCGCGGCGCGGGTGCCGGAAATGTGATTCGTCGCAATTACATCCACCACCTGGTGACCCCGATGCTGATGCAGGCGGCGATTCGAACCGATGGCGGGCAGCGAGACACGCTGATTGCGGAGAATCTGATTTACAAGTGCATGGCGCAAGGGATCATTTTGAAGCTGAACAATCGAGCCGAAAACAACATCGTGGCCGATGTCCTTGCGCCGCCTCGGGGCTACTACCTGTCGCTGCGTGAGGGGCCGATGGAGGGTGCCGTGATCAAGCGGAACATCTTCTATTCCGTCGGCAACGAGGCAACCTTCATCGATGAATTGGCTCCCGGCAAAGGACGCAAAACCGAAGATAGCCGAGGGCGTGAGTTGGCTCGATCGAAGGACGCCGAGACCGACTTCAATCTCTACTACAGCGCGGTGGATCCCGAATTGGGGAAACAGATGCTGGAAAAACAGCAAGCCGATGGAGTAGACGCCAACAGTCGGGCTGCAGACCCGATGTTCGTCGACCCGGAACACGGCGACTTTCGATTCAAGCCGGGATCTCCCGCACTGGAAATGGGCATCGTCCCGATCGACCTGTCCCAGATCGGATTGCGCACCACCGAACACAAGAGGAAATGA
- a CDS encoding alpha/beta hydrolase, with the protein MRNGSTKLIIFCALAASFAQPCFSQEATKANKRLPAALETAGERKLDVVYKQVRGKKLSLDLYYPTNNRDGKFPLILYTHGGGWAAGSRHGVTKGLFKPLFEKLIDRGFCVATVDYRLVKKGSGVVMRDCVIDCKDAARYLARNGDALDLDSTRFFVMGDSAGGQIAQMLLLSTPQSLPGDPSLADANYNIVAGVSWYGPCDFEKVDLFQTSDSSKKADRFGGRILESDADPKDKLPRYREMSPINYLSKDSPPLLMIQGDKDTTIPVKHAWYMQQKAEELGAPVEVLIVRNAGHNWRKVGAEIEPSFHAIVDRSVQFFVEQLSTVSSK; encoded by the coding sequence ATGAGAAATGGATCAACGAAACTGATTATTTTCTGTGCGCTCGCTGCATCGTTCGCACAGCCTTGCTTTTCGCAGGAAGCGACAAAGGCGAACAAGCGATTGCCGGCGGCTTTGGAGACAGCAGGCGAGCGGAAGCTCGATGTCGTCTACAAACAGGTCCGTGGCAAAAAGTTGTCGTTGGACCTTTATTACCCAACAAACAATCGTGACGGCAAGTTTCCGTTGATCCTCTACACGCATGGCGGAGGCTGGGCGGCCGGTAGCAGACATGGCGTCACCAAGGGCTTGTTCAAGCCGCTGTTTGAGAAGCTGATCGACAGAGGGTTTTGCGTGGCGACGGTCGATTACCGGCTCGTCAAGAAGGGCAGCGGGGTCGTGATGCGTGACTGCGTGATCGATTGCAAGGATGCGGCGCGGTACTTAGCCCGCAACGGCGATGCGCTGGACCTGGATTCCACTCGATTTTTTGTGATGGGCGATTCCGCCGGGGGACAGATCGCACAAATGCTGCTGCTCTCGACCCCGCAAAGCTTGCCGGGAGATCCAAGTCTCGCGGATGCCAACTACAACATCGTCGCCGGCGTCTCTTGGTATGGCCCCTGCGATTTTGAAAAAGTTGACTTGTTTCAGACGTCTGATTCCTCCAAGAAAGCAGACCGCTTTGGAGGCCGGATTCTGGAGTCGGATGCCGACCCGAAAGACAAGTTGCCCCGCTACCGCGAAATGAGCCCGATCAATTATCTGTCCAAGGACAGCCCGCCACTGCTGATGATTCAGGGTGACAAAGACACCACCATCCCGGTCAAGCACGCGTGGTACATGCAACAGAAGGCGGAAGAACTTGGGGCACCGGTCGAGGTCCTGATCGTTCGAAATGCCGGGCACAACTGGCGAAAGGTGGGCGCGGAGATTGAACCGTCATTCCATGCCATTGTCGACCGCAGCGTGCAGTTCTTCGTGGAACAGTTATCAACAGTAAGCAGCAAATGA
- the fucP gene encoding L-fucose:H+ symporter permease has product MTDEDTPTAETATDGPATDGPARDLPVVPTQFIYPFVIVTTLFALWGFANDITNPLVRAFKEIFLISNAQSSLVQWAFYGGYATMAIPAALVIRKVSYKSGIIVGLLLYAVGALLTIPASMMMNFNVFLVGFYVLTFGLAFLETTANPYILSMGPRETATQRLNLAQAFNPIGSLTGMVVASTFILPALQVSEFRETELQAHPEYATMLPSEVDGLITTAMEQHAEEFADARQAMVAHDLDVVKTPYVVIAVVVLLVLVVFAVSKLPDTGHEEEKIELKALLKHLLTSWRYVGGVVAQAFYVGAQIMCWTFIIHYGMTLVGLSAAQAQNYNIIAMVIFLASRFICTFILKYLSPGLLLGILAVGGGLLTTGAIFIQGMPGLYCLIGVSACMSLMFPTIYGIALSGLTPNDAKLGSAGLIFAIVGGAFMPRYQGGLIDGPGMTIAGQALESVRVSFFLPLLCFVVIAIFGFAVYLCSGKSETETTPVN; this is encoded by the coding sequence ATGACTGACGAAGACACTCCGACGGCCGAGACGGCGACAGATGGCCCAGCGACCGATGGCCCAGCGCGCGATTTGCCCGTGGTGCCGACTCAATTCATCTATCCGTTTGTGATTGTCACGACGCTCTTTGCGCTCTGGGGATTCGCCAACGACATCACTAACCCGTTGGTGCGGGCGTTCAAAGAGATCTTCCTGATCAGCAACGCGCAGAGCAGTCTGGTTCAATGGGCGTTCTATGGCGGTTACGCGACGATGGCGATCCCGGCAGCGTTGGTGATCCGCAAGGTTTCCTACAAGTCCGGCATTATCGTCGGTTTGTTGCTGTACGCCGTCGGTGCTCTGTTGACGATTCCGGCCAGCATGATGATGAACTTCAACGTCTTCCTGGTCGGCTTTTATGTCCTGACCTTCGGGCTGGCGTTTTTAGAAACGACCGCAAACCCGTACATCCTTTCGATGGGCCCGCGCGAAACGGCGACGCAGCGACTGAATCTTGCCCAAGCCTTCAACCCGATCGGATCGCTGACCGGTATGGTGGTCGCCAGTACGTTCATCTTGCCGGCTCTCCAGGTGTCGGAGTTCCGGGAGACTGAACTGCAGGCGCACCCGGAATACGCAACGATGTTGCCCAGTGAAGTGGATGGTTTGATCACCACGGCGATGGAGCAGCATGCCGAGGAGTTTGCTGACGCTCGGCAAGCAATGGTGGCTCATGATTTGGACGTCGTGAAAACGCCGTACGTTGTGATTGCCGTCGTCGTGTTGTTGGTGCTCGTCGTATTCGCCGTCTCGAAGTTGCCCGATACGGGACATGAGGAAGAGAAGATTGAGCTAAAGGCGCTGCTCAAGCACCTGTTGACGAGTTGGCGATACGTCGGCGGTGTGGTCGCTCAAGCCTTTTACGTCGGCGCGCAGATCATGTGCTGGACGTTCATCATTCACTACGGAATGACGCTGGTGGGACTGAGCGCGGCGCAGGCCCAGAACTACAACATCATCGCGATGGTGATCTTTCTGGCCAGTCGATTCATTTGCACCTTTATCCTCAAATACCTGTCGCCCGGATTGCTGCTGGGAATCCTGGCCGTCGGCGGTGGATTGCTGACGACGGGAGCAATTTTCATCCAAGGCATGCCGGGATTGTATTGTCTGATCGGCGTTTCGGCCTGCATGTCGCTGATGTTCCCGACCATTTACGGTATCGCTCTGAGCGGGTTGACGCCCAACGACGCCAAGCTGGGATCGGCAGGATTGATCTTTGCAATCGTCGGCGGCGCGTTCATGCCACGCTATCAAGGCGGATTGATTGACGGCCCAGGGATGACGATTGCCGGGCAAGCTTTGGAATCCGTTCGCGTGTCGTTCTTCTTGCCGTTACTTTGCTTCGTCGTCATCGCGATCTTCGGATTCGCGGTCTACCTGTGCTCCGGAAAAAGCGAAACGGAAACCACGCCAGTGAATTGA
- a CDS encoding bile acid:sodium symporter family protein, protein MAEDGGSSAFATVQAGLRKAAFTVCVLACVLIAFCYPPVFIRWGNFELKTLIVPLIQLIMFGMGATLTLSDFTRILKMPRAVLIGIVLQFSIMPLLGFSLAMAFGFEPAVAAGVILIGSCPGGVASNVMTYLSKGNVALSVTMTACSTLLAPVLTPLLMYLLAGTLVEIVFLDWVINITKIIIVPIAFGLIANSILRALNRRGRWIDRVLSLIAMAGICFIVGIIIAGSRDKLLTIGLALVAASVLHNAAGYVLGFYGARLAKLDESSCRTVAIEVGLQNGGMATALAINTLKDPLAALAPAIFGPWMNISGSMLASWWGARPAAKEAELKPGKKSH, encoded by the coding sequence ATGGCTGAAGATGGCGGGTCATCCGCATTCGCAACCGTTCAAGCGGGCCTGAGAAAGGCTGCGTTTACCGTTTGCGTATTGGCATGTGTGTTGATTGCATTTTGCTATCCACCCGTCTTCATCCGTTGGGGCAACTTTGAACTCAAGACGCTGATCGTCCCGCTGATTCAGTTGATCATGTTCGGCATGGGCGCGACCTTGACTCTTTCGGATTTCACTCGAATTCTGAAGATGCCGCGAGCCGTGCTGATCGGGATTGTCCTTCAGTTTTCCATCATGCCACTGCTGGGATTCTCGTTGGCCATGGCATTTGGTTTCGAGCCGGCCGTCGCCGCAGGTGTGATCTTGATTGGATCGTGTCCCGGTGGTGTTGCCTCGAATGTGATGACCTACCTTTCCAAAGGAAATGTGGCGTTATCCGTGACGATGACGGCGTGCTCCACACTGCTTGCCCCGGTCTTGACTCCGCTGTTGATGTACCTACTGGCGGGCACTCTGGTGGAAATTGTCTTCCTCGATTGGGTGATCAACATTACGAAGATCATTATCGTTCCCATCGCGTTCGGCTTGATCGCCAACAGTATTTTGCGCGCGCTGAATCGGCGCGGCCGGTGGATCGATCGAGTGTTGTCGTTGATCGCGATGGCTGGAATCTGCTTCATCGTAGGAATCATCATCGCCGGCTCACGCGACAAGCTCCTGACGATTGGTCTGGCATTGGTGGCGGCTTCCGTTTTGCACAATGCGGCCGGATACGTGCTCGGGTTCTATGGGGCTCGGCTGGCCAAGTTAGATGAGAGCAGCTGCCGTACCGTGGCTATTGAAGTGGGACTTCAGAATGGAGGCATGGCGACGGCCTTGGCGATCAACACACTGAAGGATCCGCTGGCCGCTCTCGCGCCTGCGATTTTTGGTCCATGGATGAACATTTCGGGTTCAATGCTGGCTTCGTGGTGGGGCGCTCGTCCTGCGGCAAAGGAAGCCGAATTAAAACCAGGCAAAAAATCACATTGA
- a CDS encoding DUF1592 domain-containing protein, giving the protein MPASARPGGDLQRYEKSIKPLLEQACFDCHSGDTVEGNFRADRLDPDLVGGGDIAWWLELYSVLSKGEMPPPESSELTDEDRIRIVDWLSTEIQAAERQRKASGNHSSFRRLTRYEYNYALQDLFGVPWTFAGDLPAEASEDDAFENNAQSLHMSVKQVQAYHQLALQALRRVTVRGDRPPVVHWAIPMENAFQREKKRLDRGIESAKKKFEDMPDKQAEQIERLNRNFQASADRSHYLELSTGLRAEADWNYRKASYAFKHSDTYKAMPERGSHFAVVQPGGRQALTVELGDRLPDEGTMRVRIRASRAKDAEQRIPSLQLHFGFQATDQGRSIKRVSGQDVPIRASYGEPEIYQWDVPLSEIEHRNTYRGEMKLGDQPSPSEYIRLTNSTVGHGGEETESPAILIDYVEVAAPVYDQWPPPSHHEVFIESENSHDETAYAQEIISAFMSRAWRRPPITRDIDRKLQLFHRLRPSSTDFQEAIVEVLATILTSPKFLYVLPGEQETQQDRLKDQLSQNELATRLSLFLWCSLPDKSLLDLASAGRLNDREVLRQQVERMLADPRARRFSRHFVGQWLKMQPLEFLSPTRAEDGLDEALLESIKQEPIALFANMVRHDASVLDFIDSDYLVVNERLAKHYGIPGVQGNHFRRVPLPADLKRGGLLTQAGLLAMNSDGEDSHPVKRGVWLLTNLLNDPPPPPPPAVPEIDLADPEIAKLSLKERIEDHRNHPACLSCHQKIDPWGIAFENYDALGRWRDQIDGKLVDATSILPNNARLDGMQGLKEHLIQDRQEQFVRATLEKMASFALGRQLDFGDRAAVRDIMGRVRESGDGIATMVMCLVTSELFQEK; this is encoded by the coding sequence ATGCCGGCCAGTGCGAGACCCGGAGGTGACCTGCAGCGTTACGAAAAATCGATCAAGCCACTCTTGGAGCAGGCGTGCTTCGATTGCCACAGCGGGGACACCGTCGAGGGAAACTTCCGCGCCGATCGGCTTGATCCTGATTTGGTCGGCGGCGGAGACATCGCCTGGTGGTTGGAGCTGTACTCCGTTCTTAGCAAGGGCGAGATGCCGCCGCCGGAGTCTAGCGAACTCACCGACGAAGATCGAATCCGCATCGTGGACTGGCTTTCCACTGAGATTCAGGCGGCGGAAAGACAACGCAAGGCGAGTGGCAATCACTCTTCGTTTCGACGGCTGACTCGTTACGAATACAACTACGCACTCCAGGACTTGTTTGGTGTGCCGTGGACATTTGCGGGGGATCTTCCGGCTGAAGCCAGCGAGGACGACGCCTTCGAGAATAATGCCCAGTCGCTGCACATGTCTGTGAAGCAGGTGCAGGCTTATCACCAGCTTGCACTGCAGGCATTGCGTCGAGTCACGGTTCGTGGTGATCGACCGCCGGTGGTGCATTGGGCGATTCCTATGGAGAACGCCTTCCAACGCGAAAAGAAACGGCTTGACAGGGGCATTGAATCGGCCAAGAAGAAGTTCGAGGACATGCCGGACAAACAGGCCGAGCAGATCGAACGTCTGAATCGGAATTTTCAGGCGTCTGCCGACAGATCGCATTACCTGGAACTTTCGACAGGCCTGAGAGCGGAGGCCGACTGGAATTACCGTAAAGCAAGCTATGCATTCAAGCACAGCGACACGTACAAAGCGATGCCGGAGCGTGGTTCACATTTCGCCGTCGTGCAGCCGGGCGGTAGACAGGCACTCACCGTTGAACTCGGCGATAGGTTGCCTGACGAAGGAACGATGCGTGTTCGCATTCGGGCGTCGCGTGCGAAGGATGCCGAGCAGCGGATTCCGAGTTTACAACTGCACTTCGGATTCCAGGCAACCGACCAAGGACGATCCATCAAACGAGTGAGCGGGCAGGACGTCCCCATTCGAGCTTCCTACGGGGAGCCGGAAATTTATCAATGGGATGTCCCTCTCAGCGAGATCGAGCACCGCAATACCTATCGCGGCGAGATGAAACTGGGGGATCAACCGAGCCCGTCGGAGTACATCCGTTTGACGAACAGTACGGTTGGGCACGGCGGAGAAGAAACGGAGAGCCCTGCAATTCTGATCGACTATGTGGAAGTTGCCGCACCGGTTTACGACCAGTGGCCGCCACCGTCGCACCACGAGGTGTTCATTGAAAGCGAGAACTCGCACGATGAAACTGCCTACGCTCAGGAAATCATTTCAGCCTTCATGTCTCGTGCCTGGAGACGCCCGCCCATAACGCGTGATATCGATCGCAAGCTGCAACTGTTCCATCGGCTGCGGCCCAGCAGCACAGATTTCCAGGAGGCAATCGTCGAAGTTCTTGCAACGATTCTGACTTCGCCGAAGTTCCTTTACGTGTTGCCCGGTGAGCAGGAGACGCAACAAGACCGACTGAAGGATCAACTGTCGCAAAACGAATTGGCGACACGGCTTTCACTGTTCCTTTGGTGCAGCCTGCCCGACAAAAGTTTGCTCGATTTGGCTTCCGCCGGCCGCCTCAACGACCGCGAAGTTCTGCGACAGCAGGTCGAACGAATGCTCGCCGATCCTCGTGCAAGACGTTTCTCCAGGCACTTCGTGGGGCAGTGGCTGAAGATGCAGCCGTTGGAATTCCTGAGCCCCACCCGAGCTGAGGATGGTCTCGATGAAGCACTGCTGGAATCGATCAAGCAGGAACCGATCGCTTTGTTTGCAAACATGGTTCGGCACGATGCGAGTGTTTTGGATTTCATCGATTCGGACTACCTGGTCGTGAACGAGCGTCTTGCCAAGCACTATGGAATTCCTGGAGTCCAAGGCAATCATTTCCGCCGCGTTCCCTTGCCAGCTGATTTGAAACGTGGTGGTCTGCTGACTCAAGCGGGTTTGCTTGCGATGAACTCCGACGGAGAGGATTCCCATCCGGTCAAACGCGGGGTGTGGTTGCTGACGAACCTGCTGAACGATCCACCACCGCCGCCTCCACCAGCCGTTCCCGAGATCGATCTCGCCGATCCAGAGATCGCAAAACTATCTTTGAAAGAACGCATTGAAGACCATCGCAATCATCCCGCGTGTCTCTCGTGTCATCAGAAGATCGATCCGTGGGGGATCGCTTTTGAGAACTACGATGCGTTGGGGCGTTGGCGTGATCAGATCGATGGGAAACTCGTTGACGCCACCAGTATTCTGCCCAACAACGCCAGGCTCGACGGGATGCAGGGACTAAAAGAACATCTGATTCAGGATCGCCAGGAACAATTTGTAAGAGCAACGCTTGAGAAAATGGCGTCATTCGCCCTGGGGCGACAGCTTGATTTTGGAGATCGCGCGGCAGTCAGGGATATAATGGGACGAGTGCGAGAATCAGGCGATGGCATTGCAACCATGGTGATGTGCCTTGTGACGAGTGAGCTGTTCCAAGAAAAGTAA